A section of the Roseovarius sp. W115 genome encodes:
- the pufC gene encoding photosynthetic reaction center cytochrome PufC, which yields MFPKWFKEWNKHNPTNIYGPAIFVGVVGAAVFAAAILIALGQPYATESLQTGPRGTGMSITEFDSDRVVPDPDIAELIEDPPFPIEADEPIASDIYENVQILGGLTESNFNRLMAAMTRWVAPEEGCAYCHGDGDVETYGEDSLYTKVVSRRMIEMTQNINENWDGHVNANGQVGVTCMTCHRGQNVPSDIWFKLSPVNERVSGWAAVQNRATPLSSFTSLPSDALETYLVEGETIGVHDLESRVAGIPGQDGYPGIQQAERTYALMNYIANSLGVNCVFCHNSRAFYDGAEVTPQWGTESLGISMVQELNNDYLIPLKDTYPPERLGPVHQDAPKAACRTCHKGYQQPLQGTNVIADWPELATTGVPDYGN from the coding sequence ATGTTTCCCAAATGGTTCAAAGAGTGGAACAAACACAATCCCACCAACATCTACGGGCCAGCGATCTTTGTGGGTGTCGTGGGGGCGGCAGTGTTTGCGGCGGCCATTCTGATTGCCCTTGGGCAGCCCTATGCAACTGAGAGCCTTCAGACCGGGCCGCGCGGGACGGGGATGTCGATCACCGAGTTTGACAGTGACAGGGTGGTGCCGGACCCCGATATTGCAGAGCTTATTGAGGATCCGCCATTCCCAATCGAAGCCGATGAGCCGATTGCATCGGATATCTATGAGAACGTGCAGATCCTTGGCGGGCTGACGGAGTCCAATTTCAACCGGCTGATGGCGGCGATGACACGCTGGGTCGCGCCCGAAGAGGGCTGCGCGTACTGTCACGGAGATGGCGACGTAGAGACGTATGGCGAGGACAGCCTCTACACCAAAGTTGTCTCGCGCCGGATGATCGAGATGACGCAAAACATCAACGAGAACTGGGATGGTCATGTGAATGCCAATGGCCAAGTTGGTGTAACCTGCATGACCTGTCACCGTGGTCAGAACGTGCCAAGCGACATCTGGTTCAAGCTGTCGCCGGTGAATGAGCGTGTGTCCGGATGGGCGGCTGTTCAAAACCGGGCCACACCGCTCAGCTCCTTTACATCGCTGCCTTCGGATGCGCTTGAGACCTATCTGGTCGAGGGCGAGACCATCGGTGTGCATGATCTGGAAAGCCGGGTGGCAGGTATTCCGGGGCAGGACGGGTATCCTGGTATCCAACAGGCCGAGCGGACTTATGCGCTGATGAACTACATTGCCAATTCGCTGGGTGTGAATTGTGTCTTTTGTCACAACAGCCGCGCCTTCTATGACGGGGCCGAAGTGACGCCGCAATGGGGCACTGAGAGCCTTGGTATCTCGATGGTTCAGGAATTGAACAACGACTACCTCATTCCGCTCAAAGACACCTATCCGCCCGAACGGTTGGGCCCGGTGCATCAGGATGCGCCCAAGGCAGCCTGCCGGACCTGTCACAAAGGCTACCAGCAGCCGTTGCAGGGCACGAATGTGATTGCAGATTGGCCGGAGCTGGCGACGACGGGTGTGCCGGATTACGGCAACTGA
- the dxs gene encoding 1-deoxy-D-xylulose-5-phosphate synthase: MPKDTPTTPLLDRVAGPSDLRQLPDSDLAEIARELRSEVISAVSETGGHLGSSLGVVELAVAIHAVFNTPMDKLVWDVGHQCYPHKILTGRRDRIRTLRQKDGLSGFTKRAESEYDPFGAAHSSTSISAALGFAVGRDMGRPTGDAIAVIGDGSISAGMAYEAMNNAGAEGRRMFVILNDNEMSIAPPVGAMSSYLSGLYANEPLAKMKSLAEGFEAALPAPMREGAKRARQLVTGVSESGTLFEELGFEYVGPINGHDMDQLLPVLRAAHTRATGPVLIHVCTVKGKGYTPAEASADCYHGVSKFDVETGAQAKKSASAPSYTSVFGQALTQEAASDPNIVAVTAAMPSGTGVNIMADRFPNRVFDVGIAEQHGVTFAAGMAASGLRPFCAIYSTFLQRGYDQVVHDVALQGLPVRFAIDRAGLVGADGPTHAGAFDIGYLGALPGMTCMAAADEAELTHMVATAAAHDEGPIAFRYPRGAGTGVAIPERGEVLEIGKGRVLFEGSDVAILSYGAHLTECLEAAEILENAGLSVTLADARFAKPLDRDLVLQLASHHRVLITVEEGAMCGFGAIVLQTLAAEGALDRGLAIRTMHLPDRYIDQASPDEMYQAAGLTARDIALTATQAAGSTADVVPLGVVK, from the coding sequence ATGCCAAAAGATACACCAACAACACCGCTTCTGGATCGGGTCGCTGGCCCGTCCGATCTACGACAATTGCCGGACAGTGATCTGGCCGAAATTGCGCGGGAACTTCGATCAGAGGTGATTTCCGCGGTGTCCGAGACAGGCGGGCACCTGGGCTCGTCTCTTGGGGTTGTCGAACTGGCCGTGGCCATTCATGCGGTGTTCAACACGCCAATGGACAAGTTGGTCTGGGATGTGGGGCATCAATGCTATCCGCACAAGATCCTGACCGGGCGGCGGGACCGCATTCGCACCTTGCGCCAGAAGGACGGGTTGAGCGGGTTCACCAAACGCGCTGAGAGTGAATACGACCCCTTTGGCGCGGCGCATAGTTCAACGTCGATCAGTGCGGCACTTGGGTTCGCGGTCGGGCGCGATATGGGACGGCCTACGGGCGATGCAATTGCCGTGATCGGCGATGGCTCGATCAGTGCGGGCATGGCCTATGAGGCGATGAACAACGCGGGTGCCGAAGGGCGGCGGATGTTTGTCATTCTCAATGATAATGAAATGAGCATTGCCCCGCCTGTGGGCGCAATGTCGTCATATCTCAGTGGCCTTTATGCCAATGAGCCGCTGGCCAAGATGAAGAGCCTGGCCGAGGGGTTTGAAGCGGCGCTGCCTGCGCCGATGCGCGAAGGGGCGAAGCGCGCGCGACAGCTTGTGACTGGAGTGTCCGAGTCCGGCACGCTCTTTGAAGAACTTGGGTTTGAATATGTCGGGCCGATTAATGGCCACGACATGGATCAACTCTTGCCCGTGCTGCGCGCAGCGCACACGCGGGCCACTGGGCCGGTTCTGATTCATGTCTGCACGGTCAAAGGCAAGGGGTACACCCCTGCGGAGGCCAGCGCGGATTGCTATCATGGTGTCTCCAAGTTCGATGTGGAGACCGGGGCGCAGGCCAAGAAATCGGCGTCCGCGCCGTCTTATACGTCCGTATTTGGCCAGGCGCTGACGCAAGAGGCGGCGAGCGATCCCAATATCGTGGCTGTGACGGCGGCGATGCCGTCGGGCACAGGCGTCAACATCATGGCCGATCGGTTTCCGAACCGGGTGTTCGACGTGGGCATTGCCGAACAACATGGCGTAACCTTTGCAGCCGGGATGGCGGCCAGCGGGCTGCGGCCCTTCTGCGCGATTTATTCGACTTTCCTGCAACGCGGCTATGACCAGGTGGTGCACGACGTGGCTTTGCAAGGCCTGCCGGTGCGGTTTGCGATTGACCGGGCGGGGCTTGTGGGCGCCGATGGGCCGACCCATGCAGGGGCGTTTGACATCGGGTATCTGGGCGCTTTGCCCGGTATGACCTGCATGGCGGCGGCTGATGAGGCGGAGCTGACGCATATGGTGGCGACGGCCGCGGCGCATGACGAGGGACCGATTGCGTTTCGGTATCCGCGTGGCGCGGGGACCGGTGTGGCCATACCTGAGCGCGGCGAGGTTCTAGAGATTGGCAAGGGCCGGGTGCTCTTTGAAGGGTCTGACGTTGCCATCCTGTCTTACGGAGCACATCTGACCGAGTGTCTGGAAGCGGCGGAGATACTGGAGAATGCAGGTCTTTCGGTCACTTTGGCAGATGCGCGGTTTGCCAAGCCTCTGGACCGTGATCTGGTGCTGCAACTGGCAAGCCATCACCGGGTGCTGATCACGGTGGAAGAAGGCGCGATGTGCGGCTTTGGAGCCATAGTGTTGCAAACGCTGGCCGCCGAGGGCGCGTTGGATCGTGGTCTTGCTATACGCACGATGCACCTTCCGGATCGCTACATTGATCAGGCAAGCCCGGATGAGATGTATCAAGCGGCGGGGCTGACGGCACGGGACATTGCGCTCACTGCGACACAAGCCGCCGGGTCAACTGCTGATGTCGTGCCGCTTGGGGTTGTCAAATAG
- a CDS encoding BCCT family transporter translates to MTTSEDPQSAGEGHMEYSTDYEMGQDNIRPMGLDIHNPVFLISSVVIFGFVLIALANQEATAEFFGWLRPWLTSTFDWFLVLSVNAITLFCLVLIVLPVGSVRIGGKDAKPDYSYAGWIAMMFAAGIGIGLLFFGVLEPVYYNFAEDGGARPLGVDITQPGNEYVGVVGTIHHWGLEGWAIYAAVGLSLAIFCYNLGLPLTLRSAFYPILGERVWGWWGHMIDTLAVFATLFGLTTSLGLGAQQVAAGLNEIFGIEPSNTVTVVLIIGITLIALGSVCLGMDKGVKRLSEINMVMAVCLFIFVILVTGVGAAISRYFSVMVDYVVMLPALSNPFGREDTSYFHGWTTFYWAWWIAWSPFVGMFIARISKGRTVREFIICALLAPTAVCALWMSTFGGAAIDMLNAGGAEGVKATVIDSYAPEGALFGFLKELPLYSIVAPISLILIVIFFVTSSDSGSLVIDTITAGGKMDAPVIQRVFWCTLEGLVAIALLLGGGLSALQGAAVSTGIPFTLVVLMMCYCLWLALRSERAKL, encoded by the coding sequence ATGACCACATCTGAAGACCCGCAAAGCGCGGGCGAAGGCCACATGGAGTATTCGACAGACTACGAAATGGGCCAGGACAATATCAGGCCGATGGGGCTTGATATTCATAACCCGGTATTCCTGATTTCAAGTGTTGTGATTTTTGGGTTCGTGCTGATTGCGCTTGCCAATCAGGAGGCCACCGCAGAGTTCTTTGGCTGGCTGCGGCCATGGCTGACAAGCACGTTTGACTGGTTTCTTGTTCTATCCGTTAACGCAATCACGCTCTTCTGTCTGGTTTTGATCGTTTTGCCCGTAGGCTCGGTCAGGATTGGCGGTAAGGACGCCAAGCCCGATTATTCCTATGCTGGCTGGATCGCGATGATGTTCGCCGCCGGTATCGGCATTGGGCTGTTGTTCTTCGGGGTTCTTGAGCCGGTTTACTACAACTTCGCTGAAGATGGCGGCGCGCGACCTCTTGGAGTCGATATCACGCAGCCGGGCAATGAATATGTGGGTGTGGTCGGAACCATTCACCACTGGGGCCTCGAAGGGTGGGCGATCTATGCCGCCGTTGGTCTGAGCCTTGCCATCTTTTGCTATAACCTCGGCCTTCCGCTGACGCTTCGGTCTGCGTTCTACCCCATTCTGGGCGAACGTGTCTGGGGCTGGTGGGGCCATATGATCGACACGCTGGCTGTCTTTGCGACGCTCTTTGGTCTGACCACATCGCTGGGCCTCGGCGCGCAGCAGGTGGCGGCAGGTCTCAACGAGATCTTTGGCATTGAGCCTTCAAACACGGTCACCGTTGTCCTGATCATCGGCATCACGCTGATTGCTCTGGGCTCAGTCTGCCTTGGCATGGACAAGGGCGTCAAGCGGCTCTCGGAGATCAACATGGTCATGGCGGTCTGCCTCTTTATCTTCGTCATCCTCGTAACCGGTGTTGGTGCAGCGATTTCGCGGTATTTCAGCGTGATGGTTGATTACGTTGTGATGCTTCCGGCACTGTCCAACCCGTTTGGTCGAGAAGACACCAGCTATTTCCACGGCTGGACGACCTTCTACTGGGCCTGGTGGATCGCATGGTCGCCTTTCGTCGGCATGTTTATCGCACGCATCTCCAAGGGGCGTACGGTGCGTGAGTTCATCATCTGTGCACTGCTCGCTCCCACGGCTGTTTGTGCGCTCTGGATGTCGACCTTTGGCGGTGCTGCCATCGACATGCTGAACGCGGGCGGTGCCGAAGGCGTCAAAGCCACGGTGATCGACAGCTATGCCCCCGAGGGCGCGCTCTTTGGGTTCCTCAAGGAACTGCCGCTCTACAGCATCGTGGCACCGATTTCGCTGATCCTGATCGTGATCTTCTTTGTCACGTCCTCGGACAGCGGCAGCCTTGTGATCGATACGATCACGGCAGGCGGCAAGATGGATGCGCCGGTGATCCAGCGGGTCTTCTGGTGCACGCTGGAAGGGCTGGTTGCCATTGCGCTCTTGCTGGGCGGCGGGTTGTCGGCGCTGCAAGGGGCGGCGGTGTCTACGGGCATTCCGTTCACGCTTGTGGTGCTGATGATGTGCTACTGCTTGTGGCTGGCACTTCGCTCAGAACGCGCCAAGCTCTAA
- a CDS encoding c-type cytochrome: MKSYVTATAALFCIAAPAFAADTASGDPAAGEKAFKQCKSCHMVQDADGNAIVKGGKTGPNLFGVVGRTAGTEDFKYSKDMVAAGEGGLAWDEASFVTYVQDPTAYLREVTGNDKARSKMTFKARKEEDAVNIWAYLASVGPES, from the coding sequence ATGAAATCTTATGTAACAGCCACGGCTGCGCTTTTCTGTATCGCAGCCCCAGCTTTCGCTGCAGACACCGCCTCAGGCGATCCCGCAGCCGGCGAAAAAGCGTTTAAACAGTGTAAGTCCTGCCACATGGTTCAGGATGCCGATGGCAACGCCATTGTCAAAGGCGGCAAAACCGGGCCGAACCTTTTCGGCGTCGTCGGTCGGACCGCAGGTACCGAAGACTTCAAATACTCGAAAGACATGGTTGCTGCCGGTGAAGGCGGCCTGGCCTGGGATGAGGCCTCTTTTGTGACCTACGTTCAAGATCCGACCGCTTACCTCAGAGAAGTCACCGGAAATGACAAAGCGCGCAGCAAAATGACGTTCAAGGCGCGAAAGGAAGAGGACGCCGTAAACATCTGGGCTTACCTCGCCTCGGTTGGCCCTGAAAGTTAA
- the hemA gene encoding 5-aminolevulinate synthase has translation MDFDAMFNAQLNALKEEGNYRIFAELERQCGSFPKAKSYDDDAPDEVTVWCSNDYLGMGQNDDIRQVMKDAIDLCGTGAGGTRNISGTNHYHVELEKELADLHGKEDALLFTSGYVSNWAALSTLGARLPDAVILSDELNHASMIEGMRHSRARKVIWKHNDPEDLDRKLAALPANAPKIVAFESVYSMDGDICPMKEIIEVAEKHGAMTYLDEVHAVGLYGPRGGGVSEREGLADRITLIEGTLGKAYGCMGGYVTGSAAMCDFIRSFASGFIFTTALPPAVAAAAKASVAHLKQSQIERQMQRERVAYLRNQLDKQGIPHLDNPSHIIPVMIKDPVKCRMLADILMRDWGIYVQPINYPTVPKGTERLRFTPGPLHNEADIDHLVEALSVLWKQCAIAHAVA, from the coding sequence ATGGATTTTGATGCCATGTTCAACGCGCAACTCAATGCACTCAAAGAGGAAGGCAACTATCGCATATTTGCCGAGCTTGAACGCCAATGCGGGTCTTTTCCCAAGGCCAAGAGCTATGATGATGATGCCCCTGACGAGGTAACCGTCTGGTGCTCCAACGACTATCTCGGCATGGGCCAGAACGATGACATTCGCCAAGTGATGAAAGACGCCATCGACCTTTGCGGCACCGGCGCCGGGGGCACGCGCAACATCTCGGGCACCAACCACTATCACGTGGAGCTCGAAAAAGAGTTGGCCGATCTGCACGGCAAGGAAGACGCCCTGCTTTTCACATCGGGCTATGTCTCCAACTGGGCGGCTCTGTCGACCCTGGGTGCGCGCCTGCCCGATGCGGTGATCCTGTCGGATGAGCTCAACCACGCCTCAATGATCGAGGGAATGCGCCACAGCCGCGCCCGCAAAGTCATCTGGAAGCATAACGATCCCGAAGACCTGGATCGCAAACTGGCCGCCTTGCCCGCCAACGCACCCAAGATTGTCGCCTTTGAAAGCGTCTACTCAATGGATGGCGACATCTGCCCGATGAAAGAAATCATCGAAGTGGCTGAAAAACATGGCGCCATGACCTATCTCGATGAGGTGCACGCGGTTGGGCTCTACGGCCCCCGAGGCGGTGGCGTATCCGAGCGAGAGGGGCTTGCCGACCGCATCACCCTCATTGAGGGCACTTTGGGCAAAGCCTATGGCTGCATGGGCGGCTACGTTACGGGATCAGCGGCAATGTGTGACTTTATCCGATCCTTTGCCTCGGGCTTCATCTTTACCACCGCCCTGCCCCCGGCTGTGGCCGCCGCTGCCAAGGCATCCGTGGCCCATCTCAAGCAAAGCCAGATTGAACGCCAGATGCAACGCGAACGCGTGGCCTATCTGCGCAATCAACTGGACAAACAGGGCATTCCGCACCTGGATAACCCCAGCCACATCATCCCCGTGATGATCAAGGATCCGGTCAAATGCCGGATGCTGGCCGATATCCTGATGCGTGACTGGGGCATCTATGTGCAGCCCATCAACTATCCCACGGTTCCCAAAGGCACAGAGCGCCTGCGCTTTACGCCCGGACCATTGCACAATGAAGCAGATATCGATCATCTTGTCGAAGCGCTGAGCGTTTTGTGGAAGCAATGCGCCATCGCTCATGCAGTGGCTTGA
- the puhE gene encoding putative photosynthetic complex assembly protein PuhE, with translation MSASPWIAAVFALFIWWFSTGVILMVVRHADTKGARTRLLSPLMALPFLGVGLWGFVTTLDMGTVTAAYGAFLAALAIWGWVELSFLSGAITGPNLRDCPDDLPEWERFARAWGTIAYHELLLTVIFAGLWLYAAGAENSVGLWTFTILYFARISAKLNLYFGVPKINTEFLPEALGHLASHFRIQRLNWVFPVSITALTFAIACWLERLYAATTPAEITGFALLSAITVLALLEHWLMVLPLPDAKLWRWMLPAPKPTQTKTTRPEGSHGF, from the coding sequence ATGTCCGCTTCGCCCTGGATCGCTGCGGTTTTCGCACTGTTCATCTGGTGGTTCTCCACGGGAGTGATCCTGATGGTCGTGCGCCATGCCGATACCAAGGGCGCTCGCACGCGGCTGCTCTCGCCTCTGATGGCCCTGCCCTTTCTGGGTGTGGGCCTTTGGGGGTTTGTCACCACTTTGGACATGGGCACAGTGACTGCCGCCTATGGGGCGTTCCTGGCGGCTTTGGCGATCTGGGGCTGGGTGGAGCTGTCGTTCCTGTCGGGTGCCATCACTGGCCCCAACCTGCGTGATTGCCCCGATGACCTCCCGGAATGGGAGCGGTTTGCCCGCGCCTGGGGCACGATTGCCTATCACGAATTGCTGCTGACCGTGATCTTTGCAGGTCTCTGGCTTTATGCTGCAGGGGCGGAGAATTCCGTGGGTCTCTGGACCTTCACGATCCTCTATTTCGCCCGCATCTCGGCCAAGCTGAACCTCTATTTCGGCGTGCCCAAGATCAATACCGAGTTTCTGCCCGAGGCTTTGGGCCATCTGGCCAGCCATTTCCGCATTCAGCGGCTCAACTGGGTGTTTCCCGTTTCAATCACCGCACTTACCTTTGCCATCGCCTGCTGGCTGGAAAGGCTTTATGCGGCAACCACACCGGCAGAGATCACTGGCTTTGCCTTGCTGAGCGCGATCACCGTGCTGGCGCTGCTCGAACATTGGCTGATGGTGCTGCCATTGCCGGATGCCAAACTCTGGCGCTGGATGCTCCCTGCGCCCAAACCGACACAAACCAAGACGACAAGACCGGAGGGATCCCATGGATTTTGA
- the acsF gene encoding magnesium-protoporphyrin IX monomethyl ester (oxidative) cyclase has product MNAHSGKHTADATTVEEGLAIAEEQDRQYTNEMATETAMQNTLLTPRFYTTDFDELDAIDVSEVREDWDKLIDQMEADPNRGHFKKNEDWDHVDWENMEPQLKKEFIDFLISSCTAEFSGCVLYKEMKRRGNNKDITQLFQLMARDEARHAGFINDALREAGLRVNLGFLTQKKKYTYFRPKFIYYATYLSEKIGYARYITIFRHLEANPEHRFHPIFKWFREWCNDEFSHGEAFALLMKTDPKLTSGKNVYWIKFFLTAVYATMYVRDHQRPAFHAALGVDPDWYAHEVFTKTSELSKQIFPITLDIDSPKWQPLLERLQKANVDLDAAKKQGGPIGFIKRMSASARAATAFVQLLLIPSKGHQVPANVRLEPVY; this is encoded by the coding sequence ATGAATGCGCATTCCGGAAAACACACCGCCGACGCCACCACCGTCGAAGAAGGTCTGGCTATCGCTGAAGAGCAAGACCGCCAGTACACCAACGAAATGGCCACCGAGACTGCGATGCAGAACACCCTGTTGACGCCGCGCTTTTACACCACCGATTTTGATGAGCTTGACGCCATCGACGTCAGCGAAGTGCGCGAAGACTGGGACAAGCTGATTGACCAGATGGAGGCAGACCCGAACCGCGGGCATTTCAAAAAGAACGAAGACTGGGACCATGTTGATTGGGAAAACATGGAGCCACAGCTGAAGAAGGAATTCATCGACTTCCTGATCTCAAGCTGCACCGCTGAGTTTTCGGGCTGCGTCCTCTACAAAGAGATGAAGCGCCGCGGCAACAACAAGGACATCACCCAGCTTTTCCAACTGATGGCGCGCGATGAGGCACGACATGCTGGCTTTATCAACGACGCGCTGCGCGAAGCAGGTCTACGGGTGAATCTGGGCTTTCTGACTCAGAAGAAGAAATACACCTACTTCCGACCAAAATTCATCTACTACGCCACGTATCTCTCTGAAAAGATTGGATATGCGCGATACATCACCATCTTCCGCCATCTGGAGGCGAACCCAGAACACCGCTTCCACCCGATCTTCAAATGGTTCCGGGAATGGTGCAATGACGAGTTCAGCCATGGCGAGGCCTTTGCCCTTCTGATGAAGACAGATCCCAAGCTGACCTCGGGCAAGAATGTCTACTGGATCAAGTTCTTCCTGACGGCGGTCTATGCCACGATGTATGTGCGTGACCACCAGCGTCCGGCCTTCCATGCGGCGCTTGGTGTGGATCCCGATTGGTATGCACATGAGGTTTTCACGAAAACCTCTGAGCTCTCCAAACAGATCTTCCCGATCACGCTCGATATCGACAGCCCCAAATGGCAGCCGCTTCTGGAGCGTCTGCAAAAGGCCAATGTCGATCTGGACGCGGCCAAGAAACAGGGCGGGCCAATTGGCTTTATCAAACGCATGAGCGCCTCGGCGCGTGCTGCCACGGCCTTTGTGCAGCTTCTGCTCATCCCATCGAAGGGACACCAAGTGCCCGCTAACGTAAGACTGGAACCTGTCTATTGA
- the puhC gene encoding photosynthetic complex assembly protein PuhC — MARTDTNLPPAPQASHDKELVPRILIVAVCTLVLTILALVTWARVTDQPVTYVPPKGEITHERTFHLTGDMAGSATVTELNGTLIADLSPEEGGFISGVWRVIQRERTKHRVAEDGPLTLVRYETGRIAIYDPSTGWSADLMGFGADNARAFARLLAQ, encoded by the coding sequence ATGGCCCGAACCGACACCAACCTGCCTCCCGCACCACAGGCATCGCATGACAAGGAACTTGTCCCGCGCATCCTGATCGTGGCAGTTTGCACGCTGGTTCTGACCATTCTGGCGCTGGTGACATGGGCCCGGGTGACGGATCAGCCCGTCACCTATGTGCCGCCCAAGGGTGAGATCACGCATGAGCGCACCTTCCATCTCACCGGCGACATGGCCGGAAGTGCCACGGTGACCGAACTGAACGGCACGCTGATCGCCGATCTTTCCCCTGAGGAAGGCGGATTCATTTCCGGCGTCTGGCGCGTGATTCAGCGCGAGCGCACGAAACACCGCGTGGCCGAGGACGGCCCGCTGACGCTTGTCCGGTACGAAACCGGACGCATCGCAATTTACGACCCCAGCACGGGGTGGAGCGCCGATCTGATGGGGTTCGGCGCAGATAACGCCAGGGCGTTTGCACGCCTTTTGGCACAATAG
- the puhA gene encoding photosynthetic reaction center subunit H, with the protein MSNAFFGNFDLASVAIWLFWFFFAGLIYYIQRENMREGYPLEDDDGNISANQGMFPVPEDKTFILPHGRGELTVPSGQRGDRDNLPLAKTAHGNGFPFQPTGNPMTDGVGPASWAPREDQPELDGHGHPKIVPMAATEHFHVAAGRDPRGLPVVAADGEAVGTITDLWIDEPEQLVRYLEYELSEEHGGGKRLVPMTLVRVWKDKVKVLKIMGHQFADVPTHASNRQVTKLEEDKISAYYGGGTLYGNDARFGPIIG; encoded by the coding sequence ATGAGCAATGCATTTTTCGGTAACTTCGACCTCGCCAGCGTGGCCATTTGGCTCTTCTGGTTCTTCTTCGCGGGGCTGATCTACTACATTCAGCGCGAGAACATGCGCGAGGGCTATCCGCTTGAGGATGATGATGGCAATATCTCGGCCAATCAGGGCATGTTTCCCGTCCCAGAGGACAAAACCTTTATCCTGCCACATGGCCGCGGTGAGCTGACTGTCCCCTCGGGCCAACGCGGCGACCGGGACAACCTGCCGCTGGCAAAGACTGCCCATGGCAACGGCTTTCCTTTCCAGCCCACCGGCAACCCGATGACCGATGGCGTCGGCCCCGCATCCTGGGCCCCGCGCGAAGATCAACCCGAGCTAGATGGTCATGGTCACCCCAAGATCGTGCCGATGGCCGCCACAGAACATTTCCACGTCGCTGCAGGGCGCGACCCGCGTGGGCTGCCTGTTGTGGCAGCCGACGGCGAAGCGGTGGGCACCATCACAGATCTTTGGATCGACGAGCCGGAACAGCTTGTCCGCTACCTTGAATATGAGCTCAGCGAAGAGCACGGCGGCGGCAAGCGGCTTGTCCCGATGACGCTGGTGCGGGTCTGGAAGGACAAGGTGAAGGTCCTCAAGATCATGGGCCACCAGTTCGCTGACGTGCCAACACATGCCTCGAACCGGCAGGTGACCAAGCTCGAAGAAGACAAAATATCGGCCTATTACGGCGGCGGCACGCTTTACGGCAATGACGCCCGCTTTGGCCCGATCATCGGCTAA